A genomic window from Terrisporobacter glycolicus ATCC 14880 = DSM 1288 includes:
- a CDS encoding aspartyl-phosphate phosphatase Spo0E family protein, translating to MDKSELEALKKEIEEVRELINTYIEYPEIFRDELVESSKKIDMLINEYIKQASDPQ from the coding sequence ATGGATAAAAGTGAATTAGAAGCACTAAAGAAGGAAATTGAAGAAGTAAGAGAATTAATAAATACGTATATTGAATATCCTGAAATCTTTAGGGATGAGCTAGTTGAGTCAAGTAAGAAAATAGATATGTTAATAAATGAATATATAAAACAAGCAAGCGACCCACAGTAA
- a CDS encoding mechanosensitive ion channel family protein, whose translation MVIIIIACILLKIIQFSLKSLFKITKFDERYEDTLCSVLCSVSYYIMFCLSVILILREFEIVDATAFGSIVTGASIVGIVAGVASQSILKDIFNGFFILFEKQIHVGDFIVINEEFKGSVEEVGIRSVSLRDWDLKRITIPNGNINSIRNYSKDVMRVIVHVRVSYEEDPMKVLESLQEVCNIMNEKYKGYLVKLRPSSYLGFKVYGITDIEKISIGAKYTITGVVNSEKYFAILREAKLQVLIVLKKNNIKIGYPTNINILSNEDNINE comes from the coding sequence ATGGTTATTATAATAATCGCTTGTATTTTGTTAAAAATTATACAATTTTCCTTAAAAAGTTTATTTAAAATCACAAAGTTTGATGAGAGATACGAAGATACTCTTTGCAGTGTATTGTGTTCTGTGTCATACTATATAATGTTTTGTTTAAGTGTAATATTGATTCTTAGAGAGTTTGAAATTGTTGATGCGACTGCCTTTGGTTCAATTGTTACAGGTGCTAGTATAGTTGGGATTGTAGCTGGGGTAGCATCTCAAAGTATATTAAAAGACATATTTAATGGATTTTTTATTCTATTTGAAAAACAAATTCATGTAGGAGATTTTATTGTAATAAATGAAGAGTTTAAAGGAAGCGTAGAAGAAGTTGGAATAAGAAGTGTAAGTCTTAGAGATTGGGATTTAAAAAGAATTACCATACCAAATGGTAATATTAATAGCATAAGAAACTATAGTAAGGATGTAATGAGAGTTATTGTTCATGTTAGAGTTTCTTATGAAGAAGATCCTATGAAAGTTTTAGAATCCCTGCAAGAGGTATGTAATATAATGAATGAAAAATATAAGGGCTACCTTGTAAAATTAAGACCATCTAGTTATTTGGGATTTAAAGTATATGGAATAACGGATATAGAAAAAATATCTATAGGTGCAAAATATACAATTACAGGTGTCGTTAATTCAGAAAAATATTTTGCCATATTGAGAGAAGCTAAGTTACAGGTTTTAATTGTGCTTAAGAAAAATAATATTAAGATAGGATACCCTACAAATATAAATATTTTATCAAATGAAGATAATATAAATGAATAA
- a CDS encoding MgtC/SapB family protein — MGDIILKNQEIIIKLLLAVLVGGFTGYEREKSNQFAGFRTHILVSIGSCITSIIALDLFTKYSGVSTMDPARLPAQVLSGIGFLGAGAILKNSNGIRGLTTAAGIWTTACIGIAIGYGQYVLGITSWILVMATLYVLKNFDKVIAKRSQTVLKATITSLDVTSTIFNTIKASEIAIKNFQIITKSDTIWEIVFLIEYDRRLILDELIIQLKNINHVINMEYIK; from the coding sequence ATGGGGGACATAATATTAAAAAATCAGGAAATAATCATAAAACTCCTATTAGCGGTTTTAGTGGGCGGTTTTACAGGCTATGAAAGAGAAAAGTCAAATCAGTTTGCTGGTTTTAGGACACATATTTTAGTATCTATTGGATCATGTATTACATCTATTATAGCACTAGATTTATTTACTAAGTATAGTGGAGTTAGTACAATGGATCCAGCTAGGTTACCAGCACAAGTATTGTCAGGAATAGGCTTTTTAGGCGCAGGAGCTATATTAAAAAACTCTAATGGAATAAGAGGTCTAACAACTGCAGCAGGCATATGGACTACAGCCTGTATTGGCATAGCTATAGGATATGGTCAATACGTACTTGGAATCACATCATGGATATTAGTAATGGCAACATTATATGTGTTGAAAAATTTTGACAAGGTAATAGCTAAAAGAAGTCAGACAGTATTAAAAGCAACAATAACAAGCTTAGATGTAACATCTACCATATTCAATACTATCAAAGCCTCTGAAATAGCTATTAAAAATTTTCAAATAATAACAAAATCAGATACCATATGGGAAATTGTATTTTTAATTGAATATGATAGAAGATTAATACTGGATGAACTAATTATACAGTTAAAGAATATTAACCATGTAATAAATATGGAATATATAAAGTGA
- the pepF gene encoding oligoendopeptidase F has protein sequence MERNAVENKFKWTIDEMYLNEGAIEKDIQKVNELIEEAKKYKGTLADSEENLYNALNLSEQASRILQNLYVYTHMKSHEDTRINKNQGNATKTDMLSTELSMATSYMVPEIIAMDNEKLENYLKSEKLSHYKKHVDEILRLKPHTLNEREEELLAAVSDLSGVPENIYDMLSFADLQFPEIEDEKGEKVRVTHANFSLFLKSKDQRVRKDAFDAMYSVYGQYKNTFASTLYGGIKSEIFYAKTRKYESALQGSLFQDDVSVEVYNNLISAVHENLDSLNKYTDLKKKFLGLDKINMYDLYVPLTENFDMEIPYEKAQEIILEALKPLGEEYLENVKTAFAEGWIDVYGNEGKQGGAYSWGSYDSKSYILLSYKDDLNSLFTLIHEMGHSMHSYYSKNNQPYLYSGYKIFVAEVASTLNELLLINYLLKNAKSKEERVYLLNYYLEQFRTTVYRQTMFAEFEKICHAKVEGGEPLTSEEFTNIYYDLNKQYYGESCELNEQIGLEWARIPHFFSNFYVYKYATGFSAASALSKQILEEGENAVTRYKEFLKSGGSDFPLNQLRKAGVDMEKKESVDKALHLFKDLVDELEKEL, from the coding sequence ATGGAGAGAAATGCGGTAGAAAACAAGTTTAAATGGACCATAGATGAAATGTATCTCAATGAAGGGGCTATAGAGAAAGATATACAAAAAGTAAATGAATTAATTGAGGAAGCCAAAAAATATAAAGGAACTTTAGCTGATAGTGAAGAGAATTTATACAATGCGTTAAACTTATCAGAACAAGCATCTAGAATACTTCAAAATTTATATGTGTATACTCATATGAAAAGTCATGAAGATACTAGAATAAATAAAAACCAAGGAAATGCCACTAAAACAGATATGTTATCTACAGAATTATCAATGGCTACATCTTATATGGTACCAGAAATAATAGCAATGGATAATGAAAAGCTAGAAAACTATTTAAAAAGTGAAAAATTATCTCACTATAAAAAACATGTGGATGAAATATTAAGATTAAAACCACATACTCTAAATGAAAGGGAAGAGGAATTACTAGCAGCAGTATCTGACCTATCAGGTGTTCCAGAGAATATATATGATATGTTATCTTTTGCTGATTTACAATTCCCAGAAATAGAAGATGAAAAGGGAGAAAAAGTTAGAGTAACTCATGCAAATTTTAGTTTATTCTTAAAAAGCAAAGACCAAAGAGTAAGAAAAGATGCATTTGATGCAATGTATTCTGTTTATGGTCAATACAAAAATACTTTTGCATCTACTTTGTACGGTGGAATAAAAAGTGAAATATTCTATGCTAAAACTAGAAAATACGAGTCAGCGTTACAAGGTTCACTATTCCAAGACGATGTTAGTGTAGAAGTTTATAACAATTTAATATCTGCAGTACATGAAAATTTAGATTCCTTAAATAAATATACTGATCTTAAAAAGAAATTCTTAGGATTAGATAAAATAAATATGTATGATTTATATGTGCCATTAACTGAAAACTTTGATATGGAAATACCTTATGAAAAAGCACAAGAAATTATATTAGAAGCCTTAAAACCTTTAGGTGAAGAATACTTAGAAAATGTGAAAACAGCATTTGCTGAAGGATGGATAGATGTATATGGAAATGAAGGGAAACAAGGAGGAGCTTACTCTTGGGGTAGCTACGACTCTAAATCATATATACTACTTAGCTATAAAGATGATTTAAATTCGTTATTTACTTTAATACATGAAATGGGTCACTCAATGCATAGTTATTACTCAAAAAATAATCAACCATACTTATATTCAGGATATAAAATATTCGTAGCAGAAGTGGCATCAACCTTAAATGAATTATTATTAATCAACTACTTATTAAAAAATGCAAAATCAAAAGAAGAAAGAGTATACCTATTAAACTACTATTTAGAACAATTTAGAACAACTGTATATAGACAAACAATGTTTGCTGAGTTTGAAAAAATATGTCATGCAAAAGTTGAAGGTGGAGAACCTTTAACATCAGAGGAATTCACAAATATTTATTATGATTTAAATAAACAATATTACGGTGAATCTTGTGAATTAAATGAACAAATAGGATTAGAATGGGCTAGAATACCTCATTTCTTTAGTAATTTCTATGTATATAAATATGCGACAGGATTCTCTGCAGCCTCTGCCTTAAGTAAACAAATACTTGAAGAAGGTGAAAATGCAGTAACAAGATACAAAGAATTCCTAAAGAGTGGTGGTTCAGACTTCCCACTAAACCAATTAAGAAAAGCTGGTGTAGACATGGAGAAAAAAGAATCTGTTGATAAGGCGTTACATCTGTTTAAAGACTTAGTAGACGAATTAGAAAAAGAATTATAA
- a CDS encoding site-2 protease family protein translates to MKSKLIKVLPYIIGALVGLALGLNGFYVEIKDVMIGAVSIVSVGIVELLFFATVHELSHGFIAEKNGLNFTVLYVGPFAFKRENKKFKRMKGITKQLMYIGRAQIDNFEILNEDDIEKAKKAWIKALQAGPLSDLILSIIAIVLGLIFRSYILVIATIIVDMCMCLPSYIMGDGQHTKLMKSDKIFTHVILYTYSIIGNTLVSEESRLFLLEKIEKDIVENKVDKSNLISLSLSAHSIYVNAICNNRQDLPENINKIVEMTKKNKDIFYKKEIESSYYRNVINTSILYEVLIEDNKEKALDLYKCVKNEKHNMPGEKLDFYRVEHVLGIANRKSEILNENLMNPVLKGCEGIDAIERKINDLILAKI, encoded by the coding sequence ATGAAAAGCAAATTAATTAAAGTGTTGCCTTATATAATAGGAGCACTAGTTGGTCTGGCATTAGGACTGAATGGATTTTATGTAGAGATAAAAGATGTGATGATAGGAGCAGTGTCTATAGTCTCGGTAGGAATAGTAGAGCTATTGTTTTTTGCGACGGTTCACGAGTTAAGCCATGGATTTATAGCAGAAAAAAATGGACTTAACTTTACTGTACTGTATGTAGGTCCTTTTGCATTTAAAAGAGAAAATAAAAAATTTAAAAGAATGAAGGGGATTACGAAGCAGTTAATGTATATAGGAAGGGCTCAAATTGATAATTTTGAGATTTTGAATGAAGATGATATTGAAAAAGCAAAAAAAGCATGGATAAAAGCACTTCAAGCGGGACCATTAAGTGATTTAATTTTAAGTATTATAGCCATAGTTTTAGGGTTAATATTTAGATCATATATTTTGGTTATTGCAACTATTATAGTAGATATGTGTATGTGTTTGCCCAGCTATATTATGGGAGATGGACAACATACTAAATTAATGAAATCAGATAAAATATTTACTCATGTAATCTTATATACATATAGTATTATAGGTAATACACTTGTTTCTGAAGAGTCCAGGCTATTTCTTTTAGAAAAAATTGAGAAAGATATAGTTGAAAATAAAGTTGATAAAAGTAACTTAATTTCTTTATCATTAAGTGCCCATTCAATATATGTGAATGCTATATGTAATAATCGACAAGACTTACCAGAAAATATAAATAAAATAGTTGAAATGACAAAGAAAAATAAAGATATATTTTATAAGAAAGAAATAGAATCATCCTATTATAGAAATGTTATTAACACTTCCATATTGTATGAAGTATTAATTGAAGATAATAAAGAAAAAGCTTTAGACCTTTATAAATGTGTAAAAAATGAAAAACACAATATGCCAGGAGAAAAGCTTGATTTTTATAGAGTTGAGCATGTTTTAGGAATTGCAAATAGAAAAAGTGAAATTTTAAATGAAAACTTAATGAATCCTGTATTAAAAGGATGTGAAGGTATAGATGCAATAGAAAGAAAAATAAACGATTTAATATTAGCAAAAATTTAA
- a CDS encoding phosphate ABC transporter substrate-binding protein — translation MFKKKIMALLCGAVMVSGLVVGCGSGNSSEGDAAKITISGSTSVGPTMEVLAEAYQKDNDVKIEVQQVGSSAGIKNTIEGTSNLGMSSRDLKDEEAQSVEGTQIAIDGIAVVTNKNNKVQDLTVEQVKDIFTGKITNWKEVGGSDAQIVVVSREEGSGTRDGFQDILGFESEELTKDAQISDGSGNVKSTVEGNENAIAYISFGYVKDGIKSVKVDGIEANDDNVVSGKYPISRPFLVVNKKDAMSDEAKSFVDFIMSDKGQNIVAEEGFIKAPTK, via the coding sequence ATGTTTAAGAAGAAAATAATGGCATTATTATGTGGGGCAGTAATGGTAAGTGGACTTGTAGTAGGGTGTGGTTCAGGAAATTCTTCAGAAGGAGATGCAGCTAAAATAACTATATCAGGATCAACTTCAGTAGGACCAACAATGGAGGTTTTAGCAGAAGCATATCAAAAAGATAATGATGTAAAAATAGAAGTGCAACAAGTTGGATCATCAGCAGGTATAAAAAATACAATAGAAGGAACTTCTAACTTAGGAATGTCTTCAAGGGATTTAAAAGATGAAGAAGCGCAAAGTGTAGAAGGAACTCAAATAGCAATAGATGGTATAGCAGTTGTAACAAATAAAAATAATAAAGTTCAAGATTTAACAGTTGAGCAAGTTAAAGATATATTTACAGGAAAAATAACTAACTGGAAAGAGGTTGGTGGATCAGATGCACAAATAGTTGTAGTATCAAGAGAAGAAGGTTCTGGAACTAGAGATGGATTCCAAGATATACTAGGATTTGAATCAGAAGAATTAACTAAAGATGCTCAAATATCTGATGGTTCTGGAAATGTTAAATCAACAGTTGAAGGAAATGAAAATGCTATAGCTTACATATCTTTTGGATATGTTAAAGATGGTATCAAGTCAGTTAAAGTTGACGGTATAGAAGCTAATGATGACAATGTTGTATCTGGAAAATATCCAATATCAAGACCTTTCTTAGTAGTAAATAAAAAAGATGCTATGAGTGATGAAGCTAAATCATTTGTTGACTTCATAATGAGTGATAAAGGACAAAATATAGTAGCTGAAGAAGGATTCATAAAAGCACCAACAAAATAA
- a CDS encoding nucleobase:cation symporter-2 family protein, with amino-acid sequence MSSSNIKQLNNLKYGVEDNPSLATKILLGLQHIFAAFGGVIVVPLVISSALGFDANTSTAVISASILAAGIATIIQAKGVGRIGSKVACIMGTDFTFVSPAISVGSVLGLPGIIGATILGAFFEIILSYFIKPLMKLFPPIVTGTVVCLIGLTLLPVSMDWAAGGVGAADYGSLINVSIAMLVMIITLLLNRYGKGMLSSASILIGMVVGYIICIPLGKVDFSSVTQANFVAIPQIFQYGVTFDLKALIAFLPAYFVTTIETVGCLKAIGEVSDVDMDDKRVGSGVLADGVGSIIGGAVGAFPNTSFSQNVGLIPLTKVASKHVAIMAGILLVILGLFPQFAALINGIPQPVLGGVGIVMFGTVAAAGIKTLSRVEINDRNLLIIATSIGLGLGVTFRPDFISQLPEGLQMIFSSGISTGTIVALLLNIILTEDKKEKNNKKLDREAI; translated from the coding sequence ATGAGTTCATCAAACATAAAACAGTTAAACAATTTAAAGTATGGTGTTGAAGATAATCCCAGTTTGGCTACGAAAATTCTTCTTGGACTTCAACATATATTTGCAGCATTTGGAGGAGTTATAGTTGTTCCCTTAGTAATATCTAGTGCATTAGGATTTGATGCTAATACGTCAACTGCTGTAATTAGTGCATCAATATTAGCAGCAGGTATAGCAACAATAATTCAAGCAAAAGGAGTAGGCAGGATAGGATCTAAAGTTGCATGCATCATGGGAACAGATTTTACATTTGTATCACCAGCCATATCAGTAGGTTCTGTATTAGGATTACCAGGAATAATAGGAGCAACAATTTTAGGCGCATTTTTTGAAATTATATTAAGTTATTTTATAAAGCCTTTGATGAAGTTATTCCCACCAATAGTAACTGGTACAGTAGTTTGTTTAATAGGACTTACGCTACTACCAGTATCAATGGACTGGGCTGCCGGAGGAGTCGGGGCAGCTGATTATGGTAGTTTAATAAATGTATCAATAGCAATGCTTGTTATGATAATTACTTTACTTTTAAATAGGTATGGAAAAGGAATGTTAAGTAGTGCATCTATACTTATAGGAATGGTAGTAGGATATATAATTTGTATCCCTCTAGGAAAGGTTGATTTTTCATCAGTAACACAAGCAAACTTTGTAGCAATACCACAAATATTCCAATATGGAGTAACTTTTGATTTAAAAGCTTTAATAGCATTTTTACCAGCATATTTTGTTACTACAATAGAAACAGTAGGTTGTTTAAAAGCTATAGGAGAAGTATCAGATGTAGATATGGATGACAAAAGGGTAGGATCAGGAGTATTAGCTGATGGTGTTGGAAGCATAATTGGTGGAGCTGTGGGAGCATTCCCAAATACATCTTTTAGCCAAAATGTAGGATTAATACCATTAACAAAAGTAGCGAGTAAACATGTGGCAATAATGGCAGGTATATTATTAGTTATACTTGGTTTATTCCCTCAATTTGCAGCTTTAATAAATGGAATACCGCAACCAGTTCTTGGAGGTGTTGGAATAGTAATGTTTGGAACTGTTGCAGCAGCAGGAATAAAGACACTAAGTAGAGTAGAAATAAATGATAGAAATTTATTAATAATAGCAACTTCTATAGGTCTTGGACTAGGGGTTACTTTCAGACCAGACTTTATATCACAATTGCCAGAAGGATTACAAATGATATTTTCTTCAGGAATATCAACTGGTACAATAGTTGCTTTACTTTTAAATATAATACTTACAGAAGATAAAAAAGAAAAAAATAATAAAAAATTAGATAGAGAGGCAATATAA
- a CDS encoding xanthine phosphoribosyltransferase, with product MKELKDRILKDGRALNETVLKVDSFLNHQVDAKLMYEMGTYFKEYFKNHGITRILTIESSGIAPTAMTALQMELPMVTLKKQQSKILNGEVYQTTVHSFTKAMNYELTLSKNYINDDDKVLIIDDFLANGEAALGAARLVEEAGATVAGIGIVIEKSFQVGRGKLESKGYDVYSLARVAKLGKDLIEFLD from the coding sequence ATGAAAGAATTAAAAGATAGAATATTAAAAGACGGAAGAGCATTAAATGAAACGGTTCTTAAAGTAGATTCATTTTTAAATCATCAAGTAGATGCAAAATTAATGTATGAAATGGGAACTTATTTCAAAGAATATTTCAAAAATCATGGAATAACAAGAATACTTACAATAGAAAGTTCAGGAATAGCACCAACTGCTATGACAGCTCTTCAAATGGAACTACCAATGGTAACTTTAAAAAAACAACAATCTAAAATACTAAATGGAGAAGTTTATCAAACAACAGTACACTCATTTACAAAAGCTATGAACTACGAATTAACTTTATCTAAAAATTACATTAATGATGATGATAAAGTTCTTATAATAGATGATTTCTTAGCAAATGGAGAGGCAGCTCTAGGAGCAGCTAGATTAGTAGAAGAAGCTGGAGCAACTGTTGCTGGAATAGGAATTGTTATAGAAAAATCTTTCCAAGTTGGAAGAGGAAAGTTAGAATCAAAAGGATATGATGTTTATTCATTGGCTAGAGTAGCTAAACTAGGAAAAGACTTAATTGAGTTTTTAGATTAA
- the pstC gene encoding phosphate ABC transporter permease subunit PstC: MINQQITGKNQIVTKDKNKKNNNRKYLIENISSKVFMISASISVISLLLIIGFVFYKGLTPFLFKGYSFVDFLTGTDWLPNSNKFGVAPMIVASIVATIGSLIIGVPIGIFTAAFLAEIAPKPVQKIVSPAVELLAGIPSVLYGLFGLAFIVPNIQKLLNLPKGQSLLAVILVLAIMMLPTIISVSQTAIKAVPKAYKEGSFALGASKIETIFKVVLPAAKSGILAAVVLGIGRAIGETMAVILVAGNSPVIPTSIVDSVRPLTTNIALEMGYAYGTHQEMLFATGVVLFMFILILNLVLRKLTSKGDQ; encoded by the coding sequence TTGATTAATCAACAGATTACAGGAAAAAATCAAATCGTCACCAAAGATAAAAATAAAAAGAACAATAATAGAAAATATTTAATAGAGAATATATCAAGTAAAGTATTTATGATAAGTGCATCAATATCGGTAATAAGTTTATTATTGATTATAGGATTCGTATTTTATAAAGGTTTAACGCCATTTTTATTTAAAGGATATTCATTTGTAGACTTTCTAACGGGAACAGATTGGTTACCAAATTCAAATAAATTTGGTGTGGCTCCAATGATAGTAGCATCTATAGTAGCTACTATAGGATCTTTAATAATAGGAGTTCCTATAGGAATATTTACAGCAGCATTTTTAGCTGAGATAGCGCCAAAGCCTGTACAAAAAATTGTGTCACCAGCAGTAGAATTACTTGCAGGAATACCGTCAGTATTATATGGGCTATTTGGATTAGCGTTTATAGTACCAAATATTCAAAAACTATTAAATTTACCAAAAGGACAAAGTTTATTAGCTGTAATATTAGTGTTAGCGATAATGATGTTGCCAACAATAATATCAGTTTCACAAACTGCAATAAAGGCAGTACCAAAAGCTTATAAAGAAGGATCATTTGCACTTGGAGCATCAAAAATAGAAACTATTTTTAAGGTTGTTTTACCAGCAGCAAAATCAGGAATACTTGCGGCGGTAGTACTAGGAATAGGTAGAGCTATAGGGGAAACAATGGCAGTAATATTAGTTGCAGGAAATTCGCCTGTTATACCTACCTCTATTGTAGACAGTGTAAGACCTTTAACTACAAACATAGCTCTTGAAATGGGATATGCATACGGAACGCATCAAGAAA